From Gemmatimonadaceae bacterium:
GGGCGATCTCGAAGTGCTCGGCATGACCTGGGAAAACGACTCCGCCGACTTGCGTGAGCGGCTCGGCATTCAGCTACAGGAAACCCAGCTGTCCGACAAGCTTTCGGTGAGCGAGACGCTCAGACTTTTTCGCAGCTTCTACGATCGCGGGCGCGAAGTATCCGACGTCATCGAGGCGGTCCAGCTCGGCGAGAAGCGGGACGCGCGCATCGGGACGTTATCCGGTGGGCAGAAGCAGCGGCTGGCGGTGGCGTGTGCGCTGGTCGGCAACCCAGACCTGTTGTTTCTCGATGAGCCGACAACCGGCCTCGATCCCCAGTCCCGCCGGCAACTGTGGACACTCATCGAGGACTTCCGGACGTCGGGCGGCACAATCGTTCTCACTACTCATTATATGGATGAGGCCGAGCGACTCTGCGACCGCGTTGCTATCGTCGACCACGGGCGGGTCATTGCGCTTGGAACCCCGCAGGAGCTGATCGACTCCATCGGTGCGTCCCTGCCGCCTCCGCCGCCGAGGGCGAGCACGGCGACGCTCGAGG
This genomic window contains:
- a CDS encoding ABC transporter ATP-binding protein is translated as MVTPPPPHALVVRGLRRAYSDVVAVDGLELDVMTGECFGLLGPNGAGKTTTIEICEGLLERDSGDLEVLGMTWENDSADLRERLGIQLQETQLSDKLSVSETLRLFRSFYDRGREVSDVIEAVQLGEKRDARIGTLSGGQKQRLAVACALVGNPDLLFLDEPTTGLDPQSRRQLWTLIEDFRTSGGTIVLTTHYMDEAERLCDRVAIVDHGRVIALGTPQELIDSIGASLPPPPPRASTATLEDVFVVLTGRTLRDE